The Pseudoliparis swirei isolate HS2019 ecotype Mariana Trench chromosome 16, NWPU_hadal_v1, whole genome shotgun sequence genome includes a window with the following:
- the fam168b gene encoding myelin-associated neurite-outgrowth inhibitor, protein MNPVYSPSATGIPFTNTKGMGYPAGFPVGYATAAPAYTHNIYAGANPAFPSGYAPGTPFKMSCSPNTGTVPPYSTSPNPYAAAMYPVRSTYPQQNPYAQALIPSQQQGTYYTQPLYAAPPHIIHHTTVVQPNGMPAAMYQQMPHQRHNSIAMGMVAGTTMAMSAGTLLTTQSPASVAPHQVTMPTYRHPGTPGYGYVPPQW, encoded by the exons ATGAATCCAGTCTACAGCCCTTCAGCTACAGGGATCCCCTTTACCAACACTAAGGGCATGGGCTATCCAG CTGGATTCCCTGTTGGCTATGCAACAGCTGCTCCAGCATACACTCACAACATCTATGCAGGAGCGAACCCGGCCTTCCCCAGCG GCTACGCTCCGGGCACTCCTTTCAAAATGTCCTGCTCTCCCAACACTGGGACTGTCCCACCGTACTCCACCTCACCCAACCCCTACGCCGCTGCCATGTACCCGGTCAGGAGCACCTACCCCCAACAGAACCCCTATGCACAG GCACTAATACCGTCACAACAGCAAGGCACTTACTACACACAGCCCCTGTATGCTGCACCGCCTCACATTATCCATCACACTACAGTGGTCCAGCCCAATGGGATGCCTGCCGCCATGTATCAGCAAATGCCTCACCAACGCCACAACAGTATCGCCATGGGGATGGTAGCCGGCACCACCATGGCCATGTCAGCTG GAACTTTGCTGACAACTCAGTCACCAGCGTCTGTCGCCCCCCACCAAGTCACGATGCCTACATATCGGCATCCTGGCACACCCGGCTACGGCTATGTGCCCCCACAGTGGTGA
- the fbxo45 gene encoding F-box/SPRY domain-containing protein 1 isoform X1 produces the protein MSDVFKLAGVLLPDAFAELFLSIRVTSVSSHVAKRKYYAALSDCSPFSFGILLRCEVKLLGRLEASGRIRRIMSGAAGGGGGSSCQGAAAAASCSSAGSPYAAAAGGGAGVAGRLPARVLEHVFSYLEMTDLMRCALVCWHWNNMLADENSEVWRSLCSRSLSDEAMRSDILCNLPTYKGKLKAYQHALSSHDCSRNVYVKKNGFTLHRNPIAQSTDGARGKIGFSEGRHAWEIWWEGPLGTVAVIGLATKRASLQCQGYVALLGSDDQSWGWNLVDNNLLHNGEVNGNFPQCNNAPKYQIGERIRVILDMDDKTLAFERGFEFLGIAFRGLPKACLFPAVSAVYGNTEVTMVYLGNPLDG, from the exons ATGTCAGATGTATTTAAGCTAGCTGGTGTTTTGCTCCCAGATGCTTTCGCTGAACTCTTTTTGAGCATCCGCGTCACTTCCGTGTCAAGTCACGTGGCGAAGAGAAAATATTACGCCGCTTTATCGGACTGTAGCCCGTTTTCTTTTG GGATCCTTCTGCGGTGTGAGGTGAAACTACTCGGTCGACTGGAGGCGTCGGGAAGGATCAGGCGTATAATGTCCGGAGCGGCCGGTGGGGGAGGAGGCTCCTCCTGTCAGGGCGCAGCAGCCGCGGCCAGTTGCAGCTCCGCCGGCTCTCCCTACGCTGCTGCAGCCGGAGGAGGCGCAGGGGTGGCCGGGAGGCTGCCCGCAAGGGTCCTGGAGCATGTTTTCTCGTATTTGGAGATGACCGACTTGATGCGTTGCGCGTTGGTCTGCTGGCATTGGAACAACATGCTGGCGGACGAAAACAGTGAGGTGTGGCGCAGCCTCTGCAGCCGGTCTTTGAGCGATGAAGCTATGCGCTCGGACATCCTGTGCAACCTGCCCACCTACAAAGGGAAA CTGAAGGCCTATCAACACGCTCTGAGCTCCCACGACTGCTCCCGCAACGTTTACGTGAAGAAGAACGGCTTCACCCTGCACCGCAACCCTATCGCCCAGAGCACGGACGGTGCCCGGGGCAAGATTGGCTTTTCGGAAGGGAGGCACGCCTGGGAGATCTGGTGGGAAGGCCCTCTTGGCACCGTGGCAGTGATCGGCCTCGCCACCAAGCGGGCGTCCTTGCAGTGCCAGGGCTACGTGGCCCTGCTGGGCAGTGACGACCAGAGCTGGGGCTGGAACCTGGTCGACAACAACCTGCTTCACAACGGGGAGGTCAATGGCAACTTCCCCCAGTGCAACAATGCGCCAAAATATCAG ATCGGAGAGAGGATACGAGTGATTCTCGACATGGATGACAAGACGTTAGCCTTCGAGAGGGGTTTTGAGTTTCTTGGTATAGCGTTTCGCGGGCTGCCCAAAGCCTGCCTGTTCCCAGCTGTCTCTGCAGTGTACGGCAACACGGAAGTCACCATGGTGTACCTGGGAAACCCTCTGGACGGCTAG
- the fbxo45 gene encoding F-box/SPRY domain-containing protein 1 isoform X2: MSGAAGGGGGSSCQGAAAAASCSSAGSPYAAAAGGGAGVAGRLPARVLEHVFSYLEMTDLMRCALVCWHWNNMLADENSEVWRSLCSRSLSDEAMRSDILCNLPTYKGKLKAYQHALSSHDCSRNVYVKKNGFTLHRNPIAQSTDGARGKIGFSEGRHAWEIWWEGPLGTVAVIGLATKRASLQCQGYVALLGSDDQSWGWNLVDNNLLHNGEVNGNFPQCNNAPKYQIGERIRVILDMDDKTLAFERGFEFLGIAFRGLPKACLFPAVSAVYGNTEVTMVYLGNPLDG, from the exons ATGTCCGGAGCGGCCGGTGGGGGAGGAGGCTCCTCCTGTCAGGGCGCAGCAGCCGCGGCCAGTTGCAGCTCCGCCGGCTCTCCCTACGCTGCTGCAGCCGGAGGAGGCGCAGGGGTGGCCGGGAGGCTGCCCGCAAGGGTCCTGGAGCATGTTTTCTCGTATTTGGAGATGACCGACTTGATGCGTTGCGCGTTGGTCTGCTGGCATTGGAACAACATGCTGGCGGACGAAAACAGTGAGGTGTGGCGCAGCCTCTGCAGCCGGTCTTTGAGCGATGAAGCTATGCGCTCGGACATCCTGTGCAACCTGCCCACCTACAAAGGGAAA CTGAAGGCCTATCAACACGCTCTGAGCTCCCACGACTGCTCCCGCAACGTTTACGTGAAGAAGAACGGCTTCACCCTGCACCGCAACCCTATCGCCCAGAGCACGGACGGTGCCCGGGGCAAGATTGGCTTTTCGGAAGGGAGGCACGCCTGGGAGATCTGGTGGGAAGGCCCTCTTGGCACCGTGGCAGTGATCGGCCTCGCCACCAAGCGGGCGTCCTTGCAGTGCCAGGGCTACGTGGCCCTGCTGGGCAGTGACGACCAGAGCTGGGGCTGGAACCTGGTCGACAACAACCTGCTTCACAACGGGGAGGTCAATGGCAACTTCCCCCAGTGCAACAATGCGCCAAAATATCAG ATCGGAGAGAGGATACGAGTGATTCTCGACATGGATGACAAGACGTTAGCCTTCGAGAGGGGTTTTGAGTTTCTTGGTATAGCGTTTCGCGGGCTGCCCAAAGCCTGCCTGTTCCCAGCTGTCTCTGCAGTGTACGGCAACACGGAAGTCACCATGGTGTACCTGGGAAACCCTCTGGACGGCTAG